Within Acomys russatus chromosome 7, mAcoRus1.1, whole genome shotgun sequence, the genomic segment ATTTCTGAAAGGGTGTGTGGTTGTCTTCCTATGCTGTTGCATTGGGTTCttttttatgttgctttttaaagtaaCCAGTATGCTGTTTTTcatattgttctttttatttggcttgaggttcttcctcttcttcttttttttcccctgggtttttgttttgttttgttttttgagatagggtttctctgtgtggccttcgCTATacagaactcattttgtagaccaggctggcctcgaactcacagagatccgcctgcctttgcctcctgagtgataggattaaaggtgtgcgccaccacgctgggctggCTTTGGTTTCTTAAGCTGAAGCAGTAACGTGCATTCagtctagatttttttctttaacacagTTTGctgccaaatatatatataaataaaacacaacagaaaacagGTATTGACTTGGTTTCCATCCCTGCCAGTATACTGAGTACACATATGCTGCTTCTCTCTTAGCACTGTAACGTGGACtagaaataaaatctaaaaatgaatTCATAACAAGAACAAATGGAGGGGAAAGCCCAGGAAGTCTGGATTCTTTTGGAGGGCTGAGGGTATGAAGAGGGGCTGCAACTAGAGAGACAGCCCTTACCGGGATAGCACTAGGATAAACAGGCACCTGCTGGATGGGATACTTTGGTCAGTTATGGACCATATATCAAACTATGCTTTGTATAAATACAACTGAGCTAAAAAATAATgtcagaatttgaggccagcctgatctacaaagtgagtccaggtcagccaaggctacacagagaaaccctgtctcaaatgaataaaaaaaataagcagctttttaagtaataaaagtcaaggcttggttaaaaaaaaaaatcatgtaaggCGAAAACACAAAATATCTCTTGTCTTTGGTAATGTTGGTATCTGTTGTGTGTTTAGTCACATAAAAGTAGAGCACATGCAATTACATACAATATATGATGGCAATAATAAAGTCCATATTACTGTCtttcttacattattttaaaatgtcgtTCTgcttaacagcaacaaaaaaaaaattgcaaaaatatTATGCCAGCCAGACACTTACACATGTGGTTACTATGGCTTTTggctgtgtgtgcttttgtgtttaaGCTTGTGTTCTGTTGATTATGACACCAGCAGGAGTAGGCAATACTGCATGTAGACATAATAGCTAGGTTAGTGTCACAGGTTATACCTTCTGTACTCTGATGCTGACTTGGTGAAGAGATTGTTTTGCTGTTAGAGAAGatcatgttggccttgaactcacagaattccacctgcctcggcttccttaaatgctggggttaaaagcatgtgccaccacacctggctggaatgactttttgtaaaataattttaattgacacaatggtgcatatatataaacccagcactcaagacCCTGGAGTAGAacgattgtgagttcaaggatggcATGGTGTGGGTTCCAAAACAATTCTCTCATGGAGGGAGGGGTACATGACCTACAAACAGGGCCTCTAACCATATCTTGCCCATAGCCAGTTTTCAACTTAAGCTTTAGCcaaatgtggtggtgcatgcctttgattccagcagtGGAATTTGGGGGAttaggggagcagaggcaggtacatcctgagttcaaggacagccagggccatacagaaaccctgtctcaaaaagccaaaaataagtaAGCGTTATTGGAACCTCAGGGATACTTTTAAACCATTCAGCTACAATTGAACGGTTACAACAGTTCTTATGACCCCAAACTCTGAAGTATTTACTTCTGGTCCCTTACAGAGTAAAGGAAATCCCTGCCTTTGGTCCTTGAGATCTGACTCTACCCTGCGATGGCATTAGCATTAGGACACTACAACTGCCAACAAAGGTGAAGTACTGCAGTAAGATGGCGTGGAGGATTGGCCACATGGTTCCTGGGACTCTTCAGTGTGAGATTTGTCCCCTTTGCATAATATCATGTGGTCATACTTAACTGCCTATGCTTGAGATAAATGACAGCTTCTTCGGTGTGTTAAGTATTGTctcattctaattttttttttttttcctgtgtattggctgccttagactcactttgtataccagattggcctcgaactcacagagatccacctgcttctgcctccctgagtgctggaattacaggtgtgcaccaccgtgcccagttcCCACTCTGAATTCTTGAATCTAACTTCCAGCCCTGGCTACCCCTGTGTTTTCCCTTCGGCTGAAATCAATTTTAGTGGGGATTTCTGCCACTTCACAGCTGCGAGAAGCCTAATGCAGGTTCTGTTTGTCCCTAGCCactacatttctttctctctcttggatttttggttttttgagacagggtttctctgtgtaacagctctggctggcctggaactcatggagatccgcccgcctctgcctcccaagtgctggtggcCACTAGGTTTCTATAAGAACAGTTAGTTCAAGTTTAGGTTGGGGAGCTATGGTAGAAACAGTCCTAATACTTGGGAGCTGAGGAGATGCTTCAGTCACAGTTCTTGTCACATAAACAGGAGGACACAGCACCCAGGTAAAGAAGCGAGGtgtagaagccaggcatgatggtatacacttttaatcccagcactgggaggcagaggcaggtagagctctgagtttcaggccagcctgatctgcagagcaagttccaggacagccagggctatacacagagaaactcggttTCAAAAAGCTGGGAGCCACAGCATAAGCCTTTAATTTCAACCATAAGACAGGAGGATCCGGGCTGCAAGTACCAGTGGGCCTCTCAGATCTGTTTCCATCTGATTCTCCCTCCCTGACACAGCCAGAATGGTGAAGCCGGTGGAGAGCAAGGAAGCTTTTCAGGAGGCCTTGATGGCTGCAGGAGACAAACTTGTAGTTGTAGACTTCCTACCATATGGTGTGGACCTTGCAAAAATATTCCAGAATGGCGTTCCTTAAAGTAGATATGGATGGCTGCAGGGTGTTGCTGCAGACTGAAGTAAAATGCATGCCCTCCTTCCAAGGTGAATTCTCTCCTAATAAGGAAAAGCTGGAGGCCACTATTACTGAATTTGCCAATCAGGCCCTGAAAAGCAAAACTAGCCACCAGCTGTTTAAATCCTGCAACTTTTTTAATTTGCAAAGAAACTATGAAATGTGGAGTCTTTACCCAACTGCCATCTGattataatgataataaaataattctacCCTTAGGAGGGTCCCTGAGGCTTACTAGTTAGTCAGTTTGGCCAAactggtgagctctaggttctgGGAGAGATGTCAAAAATAAGCTGAGCATTGATGAAGGCACTGTGGCTGTTCTGGCTTCCTACATTCACTCGTGTGCATGTTACACGCACACAAATTTTCTAGTATCAGAGGTCTCCGGGCAGGCAGTGCCAGCTCTGGATTATCCATCAGCTCAGCTCCTAGAACAGAGATCCTCTCACTGCCTCCTTTTGAGTCTTCAGAGATGGCCAATTTCATCTGCCATGTTAAGGGtagggaaaacaaaataataatagtaaagagTCCCAAGTTGTTCCCCTACGTGTTATCCCTAACTCCACCCAAACTCACAGTGCACTCTGCCAGGAGATGCTGGGTCACAGATGTCGGGAGGAAACATCCCCTGAAGGAACAAAACAAGTAGAGCCAGTTCTGGGGCCAGTCATGTCTTTATTAGCGTCTGCAACAGAGCCTTTACAGAGCCTTTACATCTACAGAGACCTTTAGTGGGCAGTCTGGCCACTGAGCCAGGAACTTTAGCTTTTCTATTGGCAACTGGGACAGGGTGGTGGAAGAATCTGGAACAGGATCGAATGGAGAGATTGCTTGCCACCTACAGGCAGGCACATGAGGGCTCCCCAGGCTGGTGCCAAGGTAGGTCAGGCACCAGAGCAAAATAATGCCACCTCCCCAGAGTGAAGGGAGAAAAAGCCTCAGATGGTAACAGTCAAAACGATCTAACTGAGCTCCTGGGACCAGAAAGGCATTTCCTAAAGGAAGCAACTCCCTAAGGCTTGAGGTCCCAAGGAGTTCACCTGCCCCACAACCAGGAAACCCTAGGGTTAGTTCAACTATCACAGGGAAACTAGTAGTGGGAAGGTGTCAAACTCCGTAGTTGGGATGAGGATACGTTCTGCCGGTACTAACaaaacaggcaaaatactcattaTAGTTGAAATCAAGAAACTTCCCTCCATAAAAAGCTCCCATTGTTTTTATGCAGCAAGCCCTGTAGCCTGGAGGACCACCGCAATCCTACCCCCACCACAACGTCAAGCCAACTGTATTTGATTCTTTGGACCTGTGAAGATGCTCTCTACTGCTGTTTGCCTGCCTCCATCCTTGCCCCCACACGTCCTTGCCAGACTGACAACTGTAGCTTTATTGTTTgttctcttctgatctccatccCTTAGACACTTGGAGCCCAATGAAGTTATGTTTGCTGTGTCTAGAAGAAATATATTCATATGTGGTTATGGGGGTATCTGGCAGTAAGTAAGATTTTCAGCCATGTCTGTGCCTGAGATGTTAGCTTcctctgagaggaaaggaggataAGTGGTGGGAGGAATGAGCCAGGGCTTAGTGGAGAGAAAACGGTCAAAATGGGGCAGGGTTTAGATGGTGGATAGCAGAGGGCCGTCCAGGAAGAACAGGGTCTTGAGCGTCCTACGTGTGTGTCCAGAGCTGGGGGGCCCCAGGGCTCAGAACCAGCAAGGCGACCACATGAGTGAGCCGAGAGCAGCACCCGTGGCAGCCCCAGCAAGCATGCCCATAGCCAAAGGGGCGCCCGAGCTGTAGCAGGGGTCTTCTCGCACTATCACGTGTGTTACACCAGGACCTGTAAGAAGAGCCACAAGGGTCAGGGTCAGCCCAGGGGACTCTAGTCTAATCCCGTGTTAAGGCATGAACTCACTCTGCTCCTTTGTCAAAGGAACTGAGACTTTAGGCCACCATGACATCCAGGTCATACATATGCCACTGATGTTTAGTGACCATGAGGCTCGGACGGCACTACAGGAAGCCCCAGGATCGCTCGGCATCTGGAtcctgcagcacttgggagatggacaCTAGTGGGAATAGGAAGGAGGATGCCATTCCTGAAATAGCCACCTGAGGTCGCCAGCAACACAGAAATGTCATTGCAGGCCGGTCTGGATGAGTGCGGTAGGCCCAGGGAGGCGGGGAGGTCGGAGCAGGAGAAATAATAGAGCAGTAGGAGAGTGGGTTTGGAAAATAGGTGTAACTTCAAAGAATAAAGCTTAGTCTTCATTGATGGGTCATGGACAAGGCCTGATCCAGGACTGTGGTGGACAGAGGGGTGGTGTGCCGGGACACTTACCTGCATAAGGCGGCCCGTAGTAACTGCGAACGTATGTGGCCTCATGAGCGTTGGGCGGCACCACCTCATAGTAGTCCTGATATGGGCTGTAGACTCGTACCTGGGAAGTGGAGTCAGGTCAAATACCCAGGGAGTTCCTGGTCTGGATTTGCTCCTGACCCCTTCATTCTCCTGTGGCCGCCCTCCTCCCCAGGCATTAGGGAGCTAATGGGAAAAGGCATTGCCTCCCCAAAGGGTCCATAGCCCTTCTTCCCCTAAAACCTCAGCCTTTACATCCAACTCCCGATGATGTCTTttctcctgctttggcctcctaCACCGCTCAAGTTTCCCATCCGCTCCCAACTTTCCCTTATAGGTCTAACAACTGTGCAACACTCTGGTGTAGAGAAACCCAACTGATTACTCTCCTAGTCACAAGAGAACTATGGCCACGCCCTAGGCATGACTTACAGGACTAGGGCAAAGGAAAGCAAGAGTAGCAATCAAAATAACTATCAGCCACCATCTACTGCATCGCAGGtcacggggtgggggggtctcCTGTGCTACCActtctgatcccagcacccagtgcTGTGGGCACAGAGGTTGAGAATCCtgccccgccgccccccccccccccgccgccgccccttCATGCCCCCAGCCTCCCAAAGGCTCGCTCGACCGTCACTCCAGGACTCAGATGTAGTTCTTGGCTCTCTGTGATTTGAATAGTGCCCCTCATTATCTTTTCTCTTAACCTTTCCGGCCTGCTCCCCAAATGTGTGCTACTTAAAAGTCAAGGCCCTGAATTTGTGTCACCAGCAGGGGGCAGTACATGACGAGACAGTAAATACATGCATGATTAAAGGCAACTGCCAATCCAAACCCCACTTTACTCATGGAAGGGCTTGGATCTCTTCTCTCCTGTGGCTCCCCACCCCTCTTATCCCCTTTCTCACTCTATCTCTCACTAGGCTTCACATCAGAATGGCCCAAAACTCTCTTTAGAAGTCCTTCTGTGTCCAACTTCACTAAATGgattgtgccatctctccatctcacaGCCCTGTTCCTTCTGGAAATGTTCTTCACTATGAACACCAGCATCCTGCACTCGAATCCAGAAATCAAGTGGGCACCTTACTTAAAAGGTTCCTTCTTTTTACCccattcatgtgtatgtggggcGGAGGCGGGAGTTGCACATAGAAGTCAAAGAGGTTGGTGCATGGTATCTTTCTGCATTATCGTTGAGCTAGTTTCTCGCTGAACTTGCTGATTCACCCTGACTGGCCAATGAGCCCCTCgcaccctcctgtctcctcttccccagtgctgagagtcTAGGAAGACACTGCtgtttttacatgggtgccaggGACCAACTCATATCCTTATGCTTTCATGGCAAGAACCTTACTGACTGAGACATCTTCCCAGCTCTCTCCAcaccatttttgagacagggtttcatgcagCCTAgcttggcctagaactcactatgcttttttttcctgcttccacctcccaagtgctggggtcataggGATGCACTGGCTCTTGATCCTTTGCTCTTTTGGGGAGTAGGCATTTGatacttagcccaggctggccttgaactcataatcctctTGTTTCCATTCCTGGGCACTAGGAATATAGGCACATACCACCAAActcaacattttctttcttgtggtgctggggtttgaacctaaGGCCTTTTGCATGTTGGGCAAGCATGTACCATTGAGTAGTGCCTCTATCTCCTTGCACTCTTTGTCCTTGCACACTGGCCTTTCACAAGGCCATGAGGTTTCAGGAAAATATGCTGACAACCTATTAGCCAATGCCAAGAGAGTAAGTCACCTGGACACTAGGGGAAAATGTTCCTCAAAGGAATAGCTGGGGAGAAGTCAGACTAGGGAAGACTGAAGAATCCTTAGGGCAGGGATCAACACTACTCCATCAGCCTGCCCTGAAGCTGCAGTGAGCTGGGAGCTTTGTGAGGCTCTGGAGTGGGTGGAAAATACCACCTCAGGTCTCTCTGGGGCATCTGTTCCTACCCTCCAGCTCTGGGAGGCCCAGAAGAAAACTCAGAGTACCTGGCAACAGGCAGGTCACCACCCTAGAGACTGCCTGAACAGGGGCTTCTCCCATGGCCCAGCCCTCCTGTGGGAGACAGTGGGTTGGGGAGACAGTGCTGTCCCACCATTGAGTTACATGCAAATAACCCCCTGGCATTCTTAGGCTTATGGTCTTTCAAATCCCATTTCTAGGCATTGCTACTTGAAGTCCCAGGCCTCTCTGCAATGAACTGAGTAATTGATCGAGCTGTATAACCTCTCAGAACATCAGTTTCTCGCTAACACTGGGAGAATCCAGCAGGACTACTTCTATTGACAAGTGCTTCTGGGCTCAGCTGTTCTGCATGCTACAATCACCAGAAGCTTCACCCCCCCATCTCCAGTATTGGGGATCAACCCAACCTCACTCATGCTAAACATATACTCAACCACTGAGACACAAACCCAACCCCAGAAGTTTATCTTGAACATGCAGATTTCCAGGCTTGGGGTATACAGTTCAGTGTTAAAAGCAgtatttgtctagcatgtgtgaggctccgagttcaatctccagcaccacaaaaatgtttatattacataaatataaccACAGCTCCTAGGCCCCATCCCAGACTTGGGAGATTCCTAAGTACTCAGAGGATATCAACATTTGCGGTTGTCATGTAAATCTCTAAACAGTTCTAAAACATAGCATCACTGAGCAAGAAGAGTTGCAATTGACCCTAAGACCACAAGCtcccagccaggcatgatggtgcacatctttaatcccagcactcgggagacagaagcaagtgaatcgctgtgagtttgagggcagcctggtctacaaaacaagtccaggacagttaaagcTATGCAGAAAAAtgctgtctcataaaacaaacaaaaagactaaacTCCTGTGTCTACTCACACCAGACCAGGTGCTATGCTGAGCCCTTGGGAACAGAGAAAGAGTTGAGGCCCAGAACCTGGGTGCTGGCTGATCTTCACTGTCGACttggaatcacctgggagacacacctcTTGGCATGTCAGTGCTGCGCTTCTAAGAAACTGACTGTGTTTAACTAAGGAGGAGAGGATCCACCCCAGTGGGGCAGCACCACCCTATGGGTTGGGGTTCTAGActaaataaaaagggggaaagaaaaagccaGCCAGACACTGGCATTCCCAGATGTGGGCAGGCAGCCTCATACTTCCACCACCATGCCCTTCACCATGGAGGAGTGTACCCTCCTCACACTGTGGACCAACATACATCTCTCCTTCTTTAAGCTGCTTCTTGTCAGGTGTCTGGTGACAgtgataagaaaagtaactactaaCATCTGGATTCCAAGAAACATCCAGGGCAAGGACAGACCCAGACTATGTCCCTTCCTTTCTTACTCATTCAGTGACCTACTTGTGCCAGTTCCTTATGAAAGGGGTAAGGACAGACGGTCGCCATCACTGAGCACTGATGGAGCACATGCTGTATACCCAGCCATGTACTTGGCAGAGCAAATGAGACCTGGTCCTTGCCTTGGAGGAAgttccagtttcagagggtctAGGCAGACAGGAATAAAGTAGTTCTTAGGCCAGGCAGAATGAAGCCAGTGCTAAGAACCAGTGACAGAGGACTGTGCCCTGAGTGACAGTGCCTGAAGCCCTGGGAAGTCCTTGCTGAGGAGGTGGCAGTTTTTgaggtagttctttttttttttttttttttttttttttttttggcttttctctgtgtagccttggctgtcctagactcaggctagccttgaactcacagcgatccacctgtttctgcctccctaacactgggactaaaggcgtgcgccaccacacccggctttgagGTAGTTCTTTAAGGGTGAGCATCAGATGGCCAGAATGGGGAAGCTACGGGTTTGGGCAGCACAGGACAGCCTGAGTGTCAgcaggaggaggcacaggagGAGGCGAGAACTAGGGCAGCTGTGGCAGAGGACACAAGCAAGCACAAGGGTGAGGAGGTGTGGCGCGCAACTCTGGCCAGATTCCATGGGCCTTGAAAGCCAGCTGTGGTCCAGTGAGGAAAGGGAAGCCACTGACGCCCATGAACAGGGAAGGCTCATCCTGATGGCcagaaaggaggcaggaaggactgAGCTTGCACTTACCCAGATCCGCCTCTCAACCTTACAGGGGTTCCACGAGAGGGTCGTGCACCTGACCTTAGGGCAAACCCGACGGCTCCTGGGTGGGACGGTGGCTCCAGCTGGGGCCTGCTCCAGCCACAGAAACccaagaagggagagggaggggagatgtCAGATGCCCTTGACACCTTACGAGACTAGATGATGTTACCAGGTCCCTACCAGAGTCCTGTACCAGCTGTGAATGTACTTGGGAAAGgtcagagaggggagaagaggggctCAGTTACTTAGAGACAAAGGGAGCAATGGCCTCCTTCCgactctccagcctcagtttcatGCACATGGGGAGCCCAGCATCTTTGCCCCACAATTTTAGCCTCATCTGTGACCATATCCCCAGGAGCATCCTCCCAGAGTGGGGCATGTGGAGGTACAAAGCACAGGTCACTCCTGCATAGGCTCGGAGACAGGCCCCCAGACACAGCTGTGAACATagacacaaatacaaaaacacacaagCACCAGCTCTAGtaagccagagcccagagggatGCATATCTGgggagcaaagagagagagggaggaccaGGCAGGGGCAAGGGGTCAGTAGGGCAGGCGGCTGAACAGGTACAGAGGCAGCATGAAGGGCCAGGCGGAGGTTAAGAGGTCAGtacagcaggcagagagggagcaAGACAGCTTCATAGAGTCACAGGGTGCAGAACGGTCAGCCCTCAACACCTTCCTCCTGCTGTCCTCAGTGCCACTGACTCAGGGGACTTTGGAGCTCAGAGCACGGCTAACCTGACCTGGTTCCCTCCCCCCTGATCCTTGTTCCTCCTCCTAGCTTCCTGCAACCACCTTCCACCTGCAAACCCAAGTCTGCTTCCAGTATCTGATCGCAGCCCTCCCTGCTAATGCCCTCAACTGCTCTGCTTTCCTCAGAAGTCTATTCCTCCAATTAGACTTTGAGACCCTTCCTGACCCAGCCCTGATGACCTCAGAGGTCATCTCTTCAATGCCACTGCCTTCATGGTAAACCTTCCCAGCATGCAAGACTGTGCAGCCTTAGATGCACACATCTGcaaacaggcacacatacacacatccgtCTTCCCTACCTCTGCTCACGGAACTCCTACCAATGCCAGCATCCTCGCTAAGTTTACTAACCAAGTCTCTGCTGAAGACTATGAGCCTGAAGGAGTGAAACCTCCACTCTTTAGACCTCAGCCTCCCCATTTGTAAAGTGGGGCTGATAAAACCAAGTGCCCCCAGCCCTTGTTGGAGGATGAAATGACATAATCGGTCCAGGTGCTTAGCAGAGCGGCTGGCCCTCAGCATGTGGCTATCCCAGGAGGCTTCTTCCCTGCTACTTCCCAGCAGACACTCTCTCCAGGTGAGAAATCTCAGCTGTGCCACAGGTAGAAGCAACAAGAGTCTGGAGTCTGGCAGCAGGTGGGGGCCCACATTGGGCCTGGGGCAACTCTTCAAACCCGCCCCTCTCCCAGTCTCTAAGCACTCCCACCTGCATTCCCTAAATGCCTGTGCTCCTCAACCAGTAAGGCTTAGGCCAAACCCACAGCCTGTTGCCAGGAGACTGGCCCCACCTCCTAGGTGATCCCTGGGCATTCACTGTTACCTGTACTGTTCACAAGGTCTCTGGCtctatggcccaggctggccccaagcttgtaatcttcttgtctctgcctcccacatgctgggattaaaaacatataCTGCTGCACGAGCTACAGGATGGCTTTTTGAAAATAGAAGTCTGGCCAGgcgtgtggcacacacctttaatgtcagcactggggaggcagaggcaggcagatctctgtgagttcaagaccagcctggtctacaagtgagtccaagacagccaaggctacacagagaaaccttgtcttgaaaaaccaaaaaaaaaaaaaaaaaaaaaaaagagaaaagaaaagaaaagaaaatagaagtctGGTAGCCTGGTGTTGGTACGTGCCCTTAACCCCaacgtgagaggcagaggcaggagaatctctgggtttgaggccatcctgacgtacagagtaagttctaagacagctaagGCTGTGCCAacaaaccttgtctccaaaacaaaacaagaaatcacGTGCATAATCCCAGAGCTGTGAGAGCAAACACAGGAAtatccctggggcttgttggccagccagcctagctaaacTGGTGAGGCCTAGGTCCCAGTGAGCATCACTGTCGTCAGAATAAGGTGACCGCCTATTCAGGAGCAACAcgcaaggttgacctctggcctccacacctcTGTGTGCGAAcccacaaatgcacatgcacaccacacataaaaTTCAATACGGAGATCGTAAAAGACAGGTCTGATCTATCAGcccattctttttttgttatttaaaaactgtCCATGGCTTACAGGCACTCTTAACAGACACCAGGATGCTTAGAGCAAGGCGTAGCAGTTGAGTTCaggcctataattctagcacttggaaagctgaggcaatAGCATcactgcaaatttgaggccagtctggtctgggCTACGtgataagttcgaggccagcctgagattcAAAGTGAtactctaaataaataaacatcttagCACAAGTCACAGGCCTGAGCTCCTGGCTTCCTCATCAACCCTCACCCCACTCCCTGGGTTTCAGCCGCCCTGGTCTTAAACTCCCTACAGCCTTTGCACATTCTGGTCCCTCTTACCTGAAAAAGCTGTTGCCTCCGCCATATCCCCAACTTTCACCCAATTTATGTTCATCTTTCAAGTCTCAAGGTAACCTTCAAGTGAACTCACACCTGGATCAGACCACCACAAGGGTTGCatagtgcctgcctctgccagagcagtgGCTGATAGCAAAACGGAATGATTATTTAGTTAATTGGTTTACATCTGGCCCCGTCTAGGCAGAGTGCAGTAGAGTAGGCCTATATCTGTTGGTTTACTTCCGACCCTTTGACTGCTAGCATGGTGCCTGACACACAGTAAGAGCCCAGTACATATATCTGTTATGTGGACGAATGGGCCTCTTACCATCTGCAGAGAGGTACcatctgcagagagagagagtgataaCCCCAGCCTGGCAGGACTGCTCTGAGTGGCATCATGTCTGACACACGCAACCCTCCAGGGAGTCTTCATGGCGGCTGCTCTCCCTACTCCTGGGAACACCTGCCGACTCTTCCCTTCTCCACACGGGACTCCAGAAGACTGAGTCTACATGAACCTCTCCACTCTAAACTAACAGGCAGAGACCGAGTCTGAGTCACCCATGATTCCATGGCACGtggggcagggggttgggggagagcgTGGGGGGCTCACCGGCGTGGAATTCGCCTCCAACAGTGCTGTCTTCCATGCTCTGCAAAGCAAGACCCGCCAGATCATGAGGAAAGATGTGCAGGGTAGGTGTACAGGGGACCCCACCTTGAAGAT encodes:
- the Plekhb1 gene encoding pleckstrin homology domain-containing family B member 1 isoform X1; this translates as MALVRGGWLWRQSSILRRWKRNWFALWLDGTLGYYHDERAQDEEDRVLIHFNVRDIKVGQECQDVQPPEGRSRDGLLTVNLREGSRLHLCAETRDDAIAWKTALLEANSTPAPAGATVPPRSRRVCPKVRCTTLSWNPCKVERRIWVRVYSPYQDYYEVVPPNAHEATYVRSYYGPPYAGPGVTHVIVREDPCYSSGAPLAMGMLAGAATGAALGSLMWSPCWF